From the genome of Campylobacter magnus, one region includes:
- the maf gene encoding septum formation inhibitor Maf, producing the protein MVFLASSSASRALLLKQAGIAYEQIAFDYDESKICAIKTAPVSYSQAVVEQKVLQFKAHFGSQLGQFLERGAIIFADSSVICKGQILGKAKDESHARAMLELQSGAKASVYAAMCVLAKDFTLWALSVASYDFAPYPKREIDKYIASGEYIGKAGAMMIEGFSGRYILSQHGDISTAMGLDVPLLKAFLG; encoded by the coding sequence GTGGTATTTTTAGCTTCTAGTTCGGCTTCAAGGGCTTTGCTTTTAAAGCAAGCTGGCATTGCTTATGAGCAAATAGCATTTGATTACGATGAGAGCAAGATCTGCGCTATAAAAACTGCGCCAGTTTCTTACAGCCAAGCTGTAGTGGAGCAAAAGGTCTTGCAGTTTAAAGCGCATTTTGGCTCACAGTTGGGGCAGTTTTTGGAGCGTGGGGCAATAATTTTTGCTGATTCTAGCGTGATTTGTAAGGGGCAGATTTTAGGCAAGGCAAAGGATGAGAGCCACGCAAGGGCTATGTTAGAATTACAAAGTGGAGCAAAAGCTAGCGTATATGCCGCAATGTGTGTGCTAGCAAAGGATTTTACACTCTGGGCCCTAAGCGTGGCTAGCTATGATTTTGCGCCTTATCCTAAGCGTGAAATTGATAAATATATAGCAAGTGGCGAGTATATAGGCAAGGCTGGAGCGATGATGATAGAGGGTTTTTCTGGGCGGTATATTTTATCTCAGCACGGCGATATAAGCACAGCTATGGGTCTTGATGTGCCTTTGCTAAAAGCTTTTTTGGGCTAA
- a CDS encoding dynamin family protein, giving the protein MLETFIREYAERFDRTFSDGFKGEFERFCAAVLEPSQLPSAELKERLNALNTLFYEPLSVAVVGQFSSGKSSFLNAILGADILPTGIIPVTAKPTFIKYAPQSFLKALYEDGREEYLSLDALGDFVDQRKDIKAVKALYIHLPNEILKKVSFIDTPGLNSRSAKDTAETMKILKECSGLIWLSLIDNAARAGELNELSLVPKTLKNHAICALNQKDKLNDEEIKRVLNHSKITYNEYFSDVCAISAKMQRVGQSDESGFKQIFSFLDSFSADEFIKANLAQIKNSLVEQNHFALGVLEGLTEILESFDISFKEKIKELESEYKKSFLLIFDELKQNASFVAQQILSFITPKECEYFKSSSGIFGKKIERASYQAPLLDEDAALLALIYNDDKLAKMFNKLKRGLIELKERIKGDLQSIFDELKNQALDYKARFESVRKDDALHSDILFAHIREFSCDTYGLFFLAYERELEAKFARLDVFFERLNIKIATNYASAVRLSLSHLSSKIATQRKSYESDPLSFALFYPSLEYVRERVLGELCYYEFEGDITSTAPFSTKFLLGLKESFSKIKEQNIAYITALKTKQENSLKSILALSF; this is encoded by the coding sequence ATGCTAGAAACCTTTATAAGAGAATACGCAGAGCGTTTTGATCGCACATTTAGTGATGGTTTTAAGGGCGAGTTTGAGAGATTTTGCGCTGCTGTTTTGGAGCCTTCGCAGCTGCCTAGCGCAGAGCTAAAAGAGCGGCTAAATGCGCTAAATACGCTATTTTATGAGCCACTTAGTGTGGCTGTGGTGGGGCAGTTTAGTAGTGGCAAATCAAGTTTTTTAAACGCAATTTTAGGCGCAGATATACTGCCTACTGGCATCATACCAGTAACAGCAAAGCCTACTTTTATCAAATACGCCCCGCAATCTTTCTTAAAAGCACTTTATGAAGATGGTAGAGAGGAGTATCTAAGCCTTGATGCTCTTGGTGATTTTGTAGATCAAAGAAAGGATATAAAAGCCGTAAAAGCTTTGTATATTCATCTACCAAACGAGATTTTAAAAAAAGTTAGCTTCATAGACACCCCAGGGCTAAACTCTAGAAGTGCTAAGGATACAGCAGAGACCATGAAAATACTAAAAGAGTGTAGCGGACTAATCTGGCTTTCTCTTATAGATAATGCTGCTCGTGCTGGGGAGCTAAATGAGCTCTCACTTGTGCCAAAAACGCTAAAAAACCACGCAATCTGTGCGCTAAATCAAAAAGACAAATTAAATGATGAAGAAATAAAGCGCGTGCTAAATCACAGCAAAATCACTTATAATGAGTATTTTAGCGATGTTTGTGCAATCTCAGCTAAAATGCAAAGGGTAGGGCAGAGCGATGAGAGTGGATTTAAGCAGATTTTTAGCTTTTTGGATAGTTTTAGTGCTGATGAGTTTATAAAGGCAAATCTAGCGCAAATTAAGAATTCCTTAGTGGAGCAAAACCACTTTGCCCTTGGGGTTTTAGAGGGGCTTACAGAGATTTTAGAGAGTTTTGATATAAGTTTTAAGGAAAAAATCAAAGAGCTTGAGAGCGAGTATAAAAAGAGCTTTTTGTTAATTTTTGATGAGTTAAAGCAAAATGCTAGCTTTGTTGCCCAGCAGATTTTAAGCTTCATTACGCCAAAAGAATGCGAGTATTTCAAGTCTAGCAGTGGTATTTTTGGCAAAAAAATCGAGCGTGCTAGCTACCAAGCACCACTACTAGATGAGGACGCTGCGCTTTTAGCACTTATTTACAATGATGATAAACTAGCCAAAATGTTTAACAAGCTAAAAAGAGGGCTAATAGAGCTAAAAGAGCGCATTAAAGGTGATTTGCAAAGCATTTTTGATGAGCTTAAAAATCAGGCTTTGGACTACAAGGCTAGGTTTGAGAGCGTGCGAAAGGATGATGCCCTGCACTCTGATATACTTTTTGCGCATATTAGAGAGTTTAGTTGCGATACTTATGGGCTGTTTTTTTTGGCATACGAGCGTGAGCTTGAGGCAAAATTTGCTAGGCTTGATGTGTTTTTTGAAAGACTAAATATCAAAATCGCCACAAACTACGCCTCAGCCGTGCGCCTAAGCCTTTCGCACCTAAGTAGCAAAATCGCCACGCAAAGAAAAAGTTATGAGAGCGACCCGCTTAGTTTTGCGCTGTTTTATCCTAGCTTAGAGTATGTGCGTGAGCGTGTGCTAGGCGAGCTTTGCTACTATGAGTTTGAGGGCGATATTACTAGCACGGCTCCTTTTAGCACGAAGTTTTTGCTAGGCCTTAAAGAAAGCTTTTCTAAGATAAAAGAGCAAAATATTGCTTACATCACAGCCCTTAAAACAAAGCAAGAAAACAGCCTAAAAAGCATTCTAGCTCTAAGTTTTTAG
- a CDS encoding dynamin family protein, producing MQKNDVLSALWGVELLRVDYAKQVVCDAHSGAIVLCANENNIARLECLGSFTSVLKSVAGGKDKYNIQSAQAGILNALENLKMPRNELILALSRLNEVGILDLKYLEVLKSFMLGLNYDELSSPSASNTSFKRSMDELNEIAKELSLLCDKSMGSRLQKAINSANNANFSLALSGVVNAGKSSLLNALIAQNLLGVSNIPQTAAICALKYSDEPYAKIEFFSTDEQGQLPKKELKDINISLDALPKYTAASSELAQYVKLCTLGINAEILSGIDIIDTPGIDDAIKAREELSANYLKSCDSLLYLMNAAQAASAKDMAFLRDIVLTSKNSEILVLLTHIDKLSEAERLSVLEYTQRSVLEELGELNEELAKNIKYFLVSAPANIGINELKAHLFASFFGESSKKASIILNAYKKELGLIAGALFSEFESELRALNASGAKANDEISKLKAQASQLELALNDSEQKIANITNSLKDEKISTQNEISAISSKIADRVMNEVKYRSAKKQKADNDLLFAIANSAISDFLIDLFRDKRRILELKLESFALNLKELLNDFSFKMPDFKEYIGSKELKIEQESLKNAIKEALKSSDLSKNSSALKSALNEFLSSLDLEGQIISLLSECAKDFKSSLENSLKELKEHFASQNEKILEFLSKNEQKSADLSQNSKLCAQNLNKAKELKERLEKC from the coding sequence TTGCAAAAAAACGATGTTTTAAGTGCACTTTGGGGCGTGGAGCTTTTGCGTGTGGATTATGCCAAGCAGGTAGTTTGCGATGCGCACAGCGGGGCTATAGTGCTCTGTGCTAATGAGAACAATATCGCTCGCTTGGAGTGCCTAGGGTCTTTTACATCTGTGCTAAAAAGCGTAGCTGGCGGTAAGGATAAGTATAATATCCAAAGTGCTCAAGCTGGAATTTTAAATGCTTTAGAAAATCTAAAAATGCCACGAAATGAGCTTATTTTGGCTCTTTCTAGGCTAAATGAGGTGGGAATTTTAGATTTAAAATACCTTGAAGTTTTAAAAAGCTTTATGCTAGGGCTTAACTACGATGAGCTAAGCTCTCCAAGTGCGTCAAATACGAGCTTTAAGCGCAGTATGGATGAGCTAAATGAAATAGCAAAAGAGTTAAGTTTGCTTTGTGATAAAAGCATGGGCTCAAGGCTACAAAAAGCTATAAACTCGGCAAATAACGCAAACTTTAGCCTAGCCTTGAGCGGGGTGGTAAATGCTGGCAAATCAAGTCTTTTAAATGCTCTTATCGCTCAAAATTTACTAGGCGTCTCAAACATCCCCCAAACAGCAGCGATTTGCGCTTTAAAATACAGCGATGAGCCTTATGCTAAGATTGAGTTTTTTAGCACTGATGAGCAAGGGCAGTTGCCAAAAAAAGAGCTAAAAGATATAAACATAAGCCTTGACGCGCTGCCTAAATACACAGCTGCTAGTAGCGAACTAGCCCAGTATGTAAAGCTCTGCACTCTTGGCATAAATGCTGAGATACTCTCAGGCATCGATATAATAGACACTCCAGGCATAGACGATGCGATAAAAGCAAGAGAAGAGTTAAGCGCAAACTACCTAAAAAGCTGTGATAGCCTACTATATCTAATGAACGCAGCCCAAGCTGCAAGTGCTAAGGATATGGCGTTTTTGCGTGATATAGTTTTAACTAGTAAAAATTCTGAAATTCTCGTGCTTCTTACACACATTGACAAGCTTAGCGAGGCTGAGAGACTAAGTGTGCTTGAATACACGCAAAGAAGCGTGCTTGAAGAACTTGGAGAGCTAAATGAGGAGCTAGCAAAAAATATAAAATATTTTCTAGTCTCAGCACCTGCAAATATCGGTATAAACGAGCTTAAAGCACATCTTTTTGCTAGCTTTTTTGGAGAGAGCTCTAAAAAGGCTAGCATTATACTAAATGCTTATAAAAAAGAGCTTGGACTTATTGCTGGTGCGCTTTTTAGTGAGTTTGAGAGCGAGCTAAGGGCACTAAATGCTAGTGGAGCTAAAGCAAATGATGAAATATCAAAGCTAAAAGCGCAAGCTAGCCAGCTAGAACTAGCTCTAAATGATAGCGAACAAAAAATCGCAAATATCACAAACTCTTTAAAAGATGAGAAAATCAGCACACAAAATGAAATAAGCGCAATTTCAAGCAAGATTGCTGATAGGGTGATGAATGAGGTAAAATACAGAAGCGCTAAAAAACAAAAGGCCGATAATGACTTGCTTTTTGCTATCGCAAATAGCGCAATTAGCGACTTTTTGATTGATTTATTTAGGGATAAAAGGCGCATTTTAGAGCTTAAATTAGAAAGTTTTGCGCTTAATTTAAAAGAGCTTTTAAATGATTTTAGCTTTAAAATGCCTGATTTTAAAGAATATATTGGTAGCAAAGAGCTAAAAATAGAGCAAGAGAGTCTTAAAAATGCCATAAAAGAAGCATTAAAAAGCTCGGATCTAAGCAAGAACTCTAGTGCGCTAAAAAGTGCTTTAAACGAGTTTTTAAGCTCGCTAGATTTGGAGGGACAGATTATTTCTTTGCTTAGCGAGTGTGCAAAAGACTTTAAAAGCTCGCTTGAAAACTCGCTAAAAGAGCTAAAAGAGCATTTTGCTAGCCAAAATGAAAAAATTCTAGAATTCCTTAGCAAAAATGAGCAAAAAAGCGCAGATTTAAGCCAAAATTCTAAGCTTTGTGCGCAAAATTTAAACAAAGCAAAAGAGCTAAAAGAAAGGTTAGAAAAATGCTAG
- a CDS encoding disulfide bond formation protein B, producing the protein MKKFLFGRYFWLFIALLSIFSVLVAHFVLQVWLFMPPCENCVYIRYAFCVVFLGAVLALVLPRILRFISYALIIYGAGYGASVSITLMHIKSSLNAANPFGVSGCKLEPSFHFGLRLHEWWSDMFLPKALCGFDAPQPPPGLSFDGLRAYFLQAYERGWYLVPKYEFISLAEISLVLFIFILALLVFRFFGGLFCKKTMF; encoded by the coding sequence ATGAAAAAGTTTTTATTTGGCAGATATTTTTGGCTTTTTATCGCTTTGCTTAGCATATTTAGCGTGCTTGTGGCGCATTTTGTTCTTCAAGTTTGGCTTTTTATGCCGCCTTGTGAAAACTGCGTTTATATCCGCTACGCCTTTTGTGTGGTCTTTTTGGGTGCGGTTTTGGCTCTTGTTTTGCCTCGTATTTTGCGCTTTATTTCCTACGCTCTTATCATCTACGGCGCAGGGTATGGAGCTAGTGTGTCTATCACGCTAATGCATATAAAATCCAGCCTAAATGCCGCAAACCCCTTTGGCGTAAGCGGCTGCAAGCTAGAACCTAGCTTTCATTTTGGATTGCGGCTGCATGAGTGGTGGAGCGATATGTTTTTGCCAAAGGCACTTTGTGGCTTTGATGCGCCACAGCCGCCACCTGGACTTAGTTTTGATGGGCTTAGGGCTTATTTTTTACAAGCTTATGAGAGAGGCTGGTATCTAGTGCCAAAGTATGAGTTTATAAGCCTTGCTGAGATTTCACTTGTGCTTTTTATTTTTATTTTGGCTCTTTTGGTTTTTAGATTTTTTGGAGGTTTATTTTGCAAAAAAACGATGTTTTAA